The Roseofilum reptotaenium CS-1145 genome has a window encoding:
- a CDS encoding DUF1269 domain-containing protein, translated as MSSELVVLAFDNEADAYAMRDKLAQLQKEFLIELGDAAIVKRNAKGKVKIDQAVDLVSAGALGGAFWGMLIGLLFFVPWFGAAVGAITGALSGKATDYGVDDNFIKEVGQTIEPGHAALFLLIQKWTEDKVMDQLTQFNAKVLRTSLSKEDEAKLAEAFSKEQKEQMISALDKDD; from the coding sequence ATGAGTAGCGAACTAGTCGTCTTAGCCTTTGATAATGAAGCAGATGCTTATGCTATGCGGGATAAACTGGCTCAATTACAAAAAGAATTTCTGATTGAGCTAGGAGATGCTGCGATTGTTAAACGCAATGCCAAGGGTAAAGTCAAAATTGACCAAGCAGTTGATCTCGTCAGTGCCGGTGCATTAGGCGGTGCATTTTGGGGAATGTTGATCGGACTGCTGTTTTTTGTCCCTTGGTTTGGAGCCGCTGTTGGCGCAATTACGGGTGCTTTAAGTGGCAAAGCAACGGACTATGGCGTGGATGATAACTTTATCAAAGAGGTAGGTCAAACGATTGAACCCGGTCACGCGGCTTTATTTCTACTGATTCAGAAATGGACAGAAGACAAAGTGATGGATCAACTCACCCAATTTAATGCTAAAGTTTTGCGGACTTCTTTGTCAAAAGAAGATGAAGCAAAACTGGCTGAAGCTTTTTCTAAAGAGCAGAAAGAACAAATGATTAGTGCTTTAGATAAAGACGACTAA